A genome region from Dolichospermum compactum NIES-806 includes the following:
- a CDS encoding DUF2997 domain-containing protein: protein METLEFIIYPDGRVQEKVTGIIGASCAEVTAAIEAQLGRVLSNEPTSEFFATNPQQNSVANIQTAHSEW from the coding sequence ATGGAAACATTAGAATTCATCATTTATCCAGATGGTCGAGTACAAGAAAAAGTCACCGGTATTATCGGTGCATCTTGTGCTGAGGTGACAGCAGCCATAGAAGCCCAGCTAGGACGAGTGTTGAGTAATGAACCAACCTCAGAGTTTTTCGCAACTAACCCGCAACAAAACAGTGTAGCGAATATACAAACCGCCCACAGCGAATGGTAA
- a CDS encoding ferredoxin, with protein sequence MSKPPSPQAEEYNRSGLEPELGSFFRDVLERSGLEPELGGLVRQKGVYVDEITCIGCKHCAHVARNTFFIEEDYGRSRVIRQDGDIEEVVQEAIDTCPVDCIHWVDYTELKNLEEDRKYQVIPVAGYPVEHGVAITEKRRKKQKLKKPNS encoded by the coding sequence ATGTCTAAGCCGCCGTCGCCACAAGCAGAGGAATATAATCGTTCCGGTTTAGAACCAGAATTAGGGAGCTTTTTCCGAGATGTCCTCGAACGTTCTGGTTTAGAACCGGAATTAGGTGGACTGGTGCGGCAAAAAGGCGTTTATGTGGATGAAATTACCTGTATCGGCTGTAAGCATTGCGCCCATGTTGCCCGAAATACTTTTTTCATTGAAGAAGATTATGGGCGATCGCGCGTCATCCGTCAAGATGGGGACATAGAAGAGGTAGTTCAAGAAGCCATAGATACCTGCCCTGTTGATTGTATCCACTGGGTTGATTACACAGAACTTAAAAATTTAGAAGAAGACAGAAAATATCAGGTAATTCCTGTGGCTGGTTATCCAGTAGAACATGGTGTAGCCATTACAGAAAAACGCCGGAAAAAACAAAAGTTAAAAAAACCCAATTCTTAA